DNA from Carassius gibelio isolate Cgi1373 ecotype wild population from Czech Republic chromosome B8, carGib1.2-hapl.c, whole genome shotgun sequence:
tttctttctttctttcatttctttgtTATTGATTCCAAAAGTACATTTACACAaacaagtatatgtttttttatttttttttattttattttttacactgataataaaacttatttttcttGGGTACACAACCAAACATTTATGAATCAAACAAATCTTTCACAAGGTGCAAGTGCAAtccgtgtttttttttcttgtttttctttttttttttgtccaaaactATTAGAcctcatttaaaaagtaaataaatattatagcATCAAACAAATGTGACAATTTTTCAACAACTTTGTTGTTCCCATTAAAAAGGGGGAACAAATCAAATTCTATGATGGTCAGAAAttaaggttacactttattttaaggtgtccttgttccagtataattatacatttaagtactgactaatattaattaactacatgttctTGCTATACAGTTAGGAATGGATTAGGGTTTGACTTttggttacttgcatgtaattatgcataattaattgttattataatagcaagtacatgtaatatgtgtaacaagaacaccttcaaataaagtgttactgaaattaATGATAATTTGTCAAATCAACTTCCCATTCAATCATCAATAATAAAGTTAACAAAAATTCAAATTCTATTGGACCAACTGTAAAAACATAAACCAGTGTTTATATCCCATGTTTCTTTGTTCTGCACTGTCTCTGTTAGGAGGAAAAAGAGAGTGAGTTTGAAGGCTCGTGAACAGAGGCATCTTACATGCTGACCTCTGGATGGGACGTCCACCCAGATTCTGAGTTACTGATGTTAGGACAGACTAAAGCTTCTCTTGCTATGAATAAGCACCCTTAAACACACAGTTCGAGACAGTATTTCATGGATGAGGGAACCCATCAGGTTGTGGATTGGTCGGTTTGACAGTCAGACAAGAGAGTTACATTTTAGAAAATGGTTCTAAAAATGTGAAATCTAGTCAttaaacagaattattttttgtttattagagAATAGCAAGCCCAAATCTGCACTGGAGGTATGTATGGAAAGTTTACTTTGTGACAGCACAACAAATGTCCACTAGATGGCAATtgggtcaatgttttttttttgatacaagGAAATCAGCCAAGATACACAGTAGAGTCTTTCAGTCTTTATAGGTTTATGATTATCTTTATAGACTTGTGTGTTTGGGACATTCATTTTATTGCTGATAGCTATACTAATTAATACATAAAAGatatacatttttagaaatgATGCCCTTGTTTTTCCTCCAAGTATCACCTTTGACCTCGGTGAACTCTGCACAGGTGAATGAGTGCATGTGCGTGAGCGAGAGAGATTTCCCTTATGCAGCACTATTAACCAGAGAGTAGCAGATTTCTAGGTTAAAGTCTTTGTGTACGTGCGGGTCTGTGTGTGGGAACATAAGAATTGCACATTTTTATCACAGGTGCTTTGTTTGCACAATTTTCTgtactttaatatattaaatttgtCCTGCGTGTCATTATTTTCTGTGGTTTTCATTCAGATTTGATTTTGGATTAGAATATATTAAATTCCTTTTTGTCTATGCAGTGTAAGTTAGACTCAGTTGTGTGCCTGTATTAAACTTGTTTTTCATTGCACAAATGTTTAATAAAGAAGATATGTGACGATAAATGTGAGTTTtgatttactgtaaaatttattttgaatacttgctagataatttaatattcatatgCCAGAGCAATATTACAGTTAAGTAtagttttgtgtttatatatttgtaaatatttaccctaaaatatacaaaaaaggtTCCCAGTCTGCCTACATACAGCCAATAAACTGTTGTAAAAGTGCGTTATGTTTACTTTAACAGTAAACGGTAAACTTTGAATGCCAAGTTGAGATATTGAACTATTCAGATAATTTTGAACATTCAATGAGTTTATACAGAATGTAGAAATACACACAgtgcatttaataatattacagaCAGTGTGCTTATAATACAAGAGCAGATGCTCTTTATACTGGAGTGTTATTTGTGTTGCATTACTCACTTTTCAAAGTTAAGTGTTTCTGTCCTCAACAATACAATTAGTCGCATgcaaaaatgacaatataaaacctaaacaacaacaaaattaaatataacatttaacaaatattgcacaatacaaaagtaaaacaatttgAATCTATTATACTAATTTCCTTATTTCTAACAGAGGAATTCAGCTCCTCATTTGTATGCATTATCACTTTGTGTCAGGTGTGACCTGGGCAAAATAAACACTGCTAGAGATGATGGAGAAGGACTCACAAGCTGAGTATCTCCCATGAACATCTTCAGAAGGCGATAGACCATTTTATAGCAGTAACACAATGCTATAGTGTCCTCAGACATGAGGCATAGAGCTGACATAGCAGGATGAGATTCTGCTCATATTTCTTTTCTCCTCAGGTCTCACATGCAGTTGTGTAATAGCAGGTGATTCCTTCATTTGGAGGAAACTCTCATACTACCAATTCAATGTAGAAGTAGAGGCTAAAAAACTGGAAGGAAGAGGGAGAGCAGTTTGTAAGAGGTCTTGAGCTACATAATGTCAATTTCAATTTCGCTGGGCTCTTGGGCGGCCTTGGGGACAGTGTCAGCCTTTACTGGATTTGAGGGCTCCACAGGGATTTCGCTGTTTGACTTTTCATGGTTTTCGAAGCTAATGTTGTCATATGTAGCTTTGCTGTTGAGTTCCATTTCCTTGGCTTTCTTCTCTTGAATCTGTAGCAGAATGGCGTTGTTCACACCAGGACCTGAGCGACACAGACAAAGGAGTTTTGTTTAATCAAACCCTTGTTCTAATGCACCAGATTTTCTTTGGTTGCTCCAAGTGTTTGGAATAGAATACTAGTGCTTGCTACATAGTCTTTTATTGTAACTTGAACTAAATTTAACTTACTCTTTTATTGTAATtgaatattattgaaaataataataataatccttttaCAGCCCTAAATCGGATATATCGGATGAAAAAACTTGGACATAAAATAAGCTGAGGTTAAGGTACTAAAATgacagaaaactaaaaataacttactatatatatatatatatatatatatatatatatatacacacacaaaagcatataaattactaaattattttaaactgcacttaaaacggaaatataaaaatgaaaaactataaaaatgaaaaacaatatacaacatttttataaataccaacatgttataaataatacataaataacactGTATAACAGATTATTTGGTAATGTGCCAATATTAAATGACTACTGTATTATACTGTCATACTTAATTTCATGTTTCACTTAACtcatgttgcatttattttatcaagtgGTCTGTggtaatgtcaaaaataaaataaaaatgtcatcctTCATGGATCCAGCTCTTGTTCTGACATGTTTGATTCCTCTCTGTCCCTTTTCTGTTCTTACTGGATGTTTCCTTCATATGTTTCatatgtgttttcagatttaaaaTCCAATACACATTTTTGGCCAATactttaattttgtgtgtgtggtttttgtgTAAAAACGTTTACTTTTAGGCTGACCAATCAATTTTGTATTTGCATTTTGGGATACTTAAAACCAGTACAATTACTATACCTAGTCTCCTTGAACTTAAACCCTTTGGGATTGAGCACCGTGTGTATAAAGACTGCACATTTAAGCAACTATACATACCTAAGAAACTGAGCAGCACGGGCAGAAATATGAGGCCGTGGACCAGGCCGAGCAGAGTGATGACCAGATTGAGTCTGAAGAAGAAGATCTGGATGAGCTGTGCTTTAGCTAATGCCAACACCACTATTCCTGGCAGATTGGTCATCGCAACTCCAGCAAACACCTGGAAAAAAGACAACACAGGCACTCATGAAACAACACAACAACTGAACAACATATGAACTAATGCATAACTGAGGAAGTTATGGTACTCACTGCACTGCCCATGTTAGCTGTGGCTTCCTTTGCCCTCTCCACCTTCGTGGGGCGAATACTGAGTGCAAATGAGCGTGTTAAATGAGACACAAACTCCACTGATATACCGACGGCCTGAAAAACAAACCAACAGTGAGATGAGAATGTTATAGATCGTTCCTGACTACTGTGAGCGGTGATAAGAACTGCAAACATGCAGACCATGCAGTGTCTCTCTGAACTACTCACCGTCACAAGGTTGATAAGCGCCACAGCGTTGAAGTCGATGCCCCACAGCGTCATGACACCGACCGTATCCACAGTGATCATCACTATGGTGAGCAGGTTCAGAAAGCCTGATCTCAAGTCCATGCCGAGCAGGATACAACACACCACGAATGTGGGGATCAGACACACGGCAATGTTGAACAAACCCTCGTTCACGATGGTCAGATACTGCTCGTAATACACATACGTCACACTGGGAAATAAAAGATCAGAGAGTCGGTGTCAAGTAGAGTTTAAGATTTTAAGTCCACTACAAAGTGCACATTCAGTtcaattaagcacacttttttttttttttcacttgtgccatttaaaaaataaataaatatgtgcgtGACATCTCTGCTACACACAGTATAGTTTAGTAGGCAGAAAAATATGTAAGTATCTCTAGGATCCGTGATGCTGTTTTGCAATTTATGAAGTAGCTCAAGGGCACGTTATCATTCAATAGAATTACATGAACGGATTATTGCTTCTTATCTTATCCCGGAGAAGAAGCAGCAAGGGTGAGGATGGCAAATGTAGAAAGATAAGGGAGGATCAGAAGTGGACACTTACGTGTATGGGAAGACCTCAAAGTCTTGAGAGGTGCCGGTGACGTTCCTCATGGTCAGTGTGATATCATGCGCCAGTTCTCTGGCCTTCTCCAGCGCTGCCGTGAACTCCTGAGAGTTGACCAGAGGAGTGTGGTAGGCCATGAACCGAGACGCTGAAAAGTAGCGAGATGCCAGAATGAATCAGACCcctaaatgtgttttatatgagCTGCTTTATTGTAGGCCTCAAAACCTAATTTATGAGTAAACTAGAGTCTGTGGCTTTGTCACGTTTTATACTTTAACAGAAATTACAGTCATACCTCAAACATGGTGAACAAGTCACTTAAGAAGGACTACAACAACCACAAGGATGTGGGTTTATTTGCTTGATAGCAGCTGTTCTAGCTGTTGCGGCTTCGCAAATCTTTAGCAACATTACTTGAGATACAACATTAACATTAACGTTTTATCCAGTAATATTAACAACAGACTTTACTCATAAACCAGAAACAGCTAAGCGCTATtctattttattgataaaatggTGATTCTCAACCGGTTTCAGTACAAGTTTCCCTATTGTTCACAATAATATTTTAGGCCTCATGACTTTTCCAgccattaaattttttatttttatttttttttactggagaattAAGGATAAGGAATACATTTCATGCTTGGCATGGCTATACAAatgtatattcattataaaaatgccAAATTAATTTTTCATAGACCATTTCCAGTTCTAGAAGTCCATGGTCcagagaaccactgctttagaagCCGAATCCAAATTGTTCAAACACATACAATTCATTCATGTTTCTCACCTATTATTTCCCCAGTTTCCTTGTCTCTAACCACAGCTTTATCATAAGCTCCCAAACCACTGGAAACGAAAGCATATGAACATGTTTTATTCTAAACACTCATTCTGTTCAATCTTTCATGTGTCTGGTTTAGTTGCTTTTCTTACCCTTTTGGACATTGTAGATCAGGTCTGTTGCTAAGAAAGTCCGGCAGGAATCTGTTAAAATCTTCAACACTAGGTCGCAGAACCCCATTTTGGGGGGCACTCATACACTTCTTGGCACACGTGAAGATCCCCGCTGTCAAAATACGTTCATTTTTAGTTCTCTAAGAATGTtgcatggaaacacacacactgtaatgtAAACTGCTAAATTAAATAGAAAGACGTACTCTCATTGGCAGGACAAAATTCGCCTTTGTTTGCGCCAGTCGTATAGATACGACAACATTTGGATCCAGGGTTCAGCCAGTCGATATAGTCATCCACCCAGGAGGATGCTGGGATTGCCAAGTAAGATCTAGAGCAATCAGCatgattttagttttaatcaGCAGCTTTATATATAGCGATTTGGTCCTCATAATTCTTTGCAATAATACTTGGTATCTTGACAGGACCGTGTCACTGTGAACTTTTAAGATCGATAACAAATCAGTAAGTTCAAGGTCTGATGTGATTGGCTTAATGAGGTAAAGAGTAGTGATGTACTATACCAGAACACCAAATATAGTATATTGGTGCTCACACATGCTTCTTGTATTTACAGgccaatgtttttcaaataaaaaagtcatatttaaataatgtgcATTTTACACTTATTTATTGTGGGGTAcattttatatagtgcttttatgTAGATATATAGTGCTCACCGCTCAGGGTACTCAGTGGCGTATCGGATCTTCTGGGTGAAAGAGAACTGGTCACATCCCACACTGGAACACACTGCGTTTAGGCCCTCCTCACTGGTGAAATTGAACCCTTTGGTCGTGATAAAATACGTTGGCACACCAACTTCGAAATACTTATAGAGGTATGCGAAGTAGTCCAACATGTAGGAGTCCTTTTGATATATGTACACACAGATGATGAGAGAAAGTTAACACtgtaactaattattattattattttttaaatggcagGTATTGTATACTTATACTAGTAGAGCATTAGATACTTCTGTACTTACAGATGGCATGGCCAATTCCTGATTTAAGCCCACTTTTACATGGAACAAGAGAAACACACAGCCAAAGAATATTGCAAGGAACACCACCATCTATGAGAACAAGACATaataatgaaatgtatatttaatgaaaaaaaagtcttcctTTGTTCTGTtaaaattatatgtaaatgtGCATGTATTTAGCTttcaatgctttgtttttttaatctttttaaaatattatagcttttaaaatgcattactttattcttgatttaGTGTTGAACTGGGACAAAGGTAAAATCCAGCCAATCTATACATGTAAATGATCCACTGCAAATGAATTTTCCAACTTTTCCAAGTTTCTTGTAAAACGAAATCTTATCGTGGAATCTTTTTAGTTAATAAAAGTCCTCCCTGGGACCTGTAGTGGCTGCAGTTGATGAAACACTTTAACACCATTGTTAGTGAAGGAGGAACGTACCACTAATACTCTGCTGACAGGGTGGAGCAGTGCAGGGGCATAGTATTTTTTCATTAATGGGAGAAGGATGCCCTGGTTGGGTTCAGACGGGTGTGGAGTATGTACAGTGACGCAGCAAGCTATCTCACAACGATTTGCATCTTGTCGCCGAGCGTCAAGTGAGAGCAGAGCCACAAAGGCAGTCATCTGCAGAATGAAGTCCATGAGCACAGCCAGTGCTGCATATAAGGCAAAAGACTTCACTGCTGGCATAGTGCTCAAAGCACCTGCAAAGAGACAACGAGAGTGTGTTGAATCAGCCGTTTATGTTTCCTCATTAATCTGAACCCAGCGACTGCATTATACTGTATGTGACTCATTCGGGAGCCGATAGTAATATTGCCTGTACTTTACATGAATCATATCTCTCTTTAATTGAGATAGTCCAGATCTGCTGCATCATGTTTCGTTGACATGCACTAGTGAGTAAAGGTCAGGCAATATAATAAATGTTCCCAGTTAAgtattgaaatattttcttttgtgttttatggGTTGAAGCAGAGTTTGAGATCAATATGAGATGCTCACCCAGGAAGAAACAAACAGATTCAGACAAACTGCAAAgcagcatgctgggagccacatTTCCAAGAACTCTCCCAATGTGTTCCTCCCTCGTCTCTCCTGGTCTGCGCATATCTCTCTGAAAGAGAATAAACAtgtaaaagagagaaaatgaagcAGGTTTTATGAATTTATAGTCATATAGTCAAGTAATCTTTAAGTTCTAAAATAGAATGTAATTGTAACACTACCATTCatctaaaagtttggggttggtaagattttaaaatattgtttagtatactgtattacagtaaaatatagtgaataaaacacaaaaaaattcaaatgtagcTAAGAAATGTCAATTAAGAGTGTGATTAAGAGTAACCAATGGGATTAAAGTGGACCCTAGAAAGTGTGTaacaaaaatgaagaaaagtGAAGAAATAAACAACATACCTGATACTCCAGAACAAAAATGAAGATGTTATCAGCTCCCACAGCAAGCACAAGGAAAGGTACGACCTGCAGAATGACCAGAGAGGACGGAACCCCAATCCAGGCATAGAAACCCATTGAGGCTATGACAGAGCAGCCCACGACCAGAATACCACCCAGACCAACCAAGAACTTTGAATCTACCTGCGAGAGCAAAATATGACCTTGTCATCATACTAGACCGGTTTATCTGAAATTCTTTTGGAACATGGACATGTTCTCAAGTCTGACATGCTAGTGTATATATACTCCATCAAAAAActcttttataataataataataataataataaaaaaaaagttttttacattttacttatcAGCACCTTTAACAGCACCTTTTTTAACAGACATTTTTATAAAGCTTTTATAgtagttattattaattatgcttTTATGACCTCAAATCATAACTATTTCACATCTGTACAAATTTCATTTACAGTTTTGGAAATATTTAAAAGgaccattttaaaaacaaaacaatggtcaatatttatttgacatcataagtatattttaaaagaagtctgttttatatatatatatatatatatatatatatatatatatatatatatatatatatatatatatatatatatatatatatatatattgtttataaaatacatttctatagcTAATGAATCTATATCTATTTGTTTAACTGTTATTAATTCCCAGTAAGCCATTAAGTACTCTGTGATGCACTCACCAGGATACGCTTGCATGATGAATATTCCCCAAGAGCCACGGCTATGTACAGGAAGATGACAGCATAGCTTATCATGAATATGGGGATGTCCTCTGCAGTTGTTCTGTTTATCTCATCCTCTAGGGACCTCTGCAGAGCACCCAGACAGTTCGATTATGAAACTGTTAAACACTGACATCTCTAATCATTACAGTATGGTCAGCAGCTTCTCACCTCGGCCATGTAGGCAAATGTGAAGTTTGTGTTCGGGTTTTTTTGATACTCCTGCACGATTTTAAGGAACCTGCTTTCCCACTCTTCAGCTACCTTAAATTTCACATCAGTCCGTGCGTAATTGTTCAGGGAGAAGGTAAGGATCAGGGCCTCAGCAGAGATGTATTCCTCATCTGAAAACATAATAGAAAATGAAAGCCAGCCCAGTGAATCTTTAAGATAATGGTGAGATGCTAGCCACCAGATTTGTGTCTTACTCTCATATCCTCCTACAGCCAGGAAGGGGAAAACAGGGCCACCGTAGTCTGCCATACAACTCATGCCAAGTGCAGTGATGTCTTTAAATGATAACGGAGAGCTGTGGGCAAGCAGAATATAATTGTGTTACATatgatattgtttttataaagCAGTTCATTAAACAAGAATAATATGAATAACACGAGCAACGCTTCCACAAATAAAAACACTTCAAAATGAAGCCATACCCAGTAGG
Protein-coding regions in this window:
- the LOC127963759 gene encoding NPC1-like intracellular cholesterol transporter 1 translates to MHFHRKSWTWSVLLFTLAYCMVLASAQHEPGYCSFYEDCGLNPAVEGSLIPPRVPCKDYRKAVNVTGDHYELFKSVCPMLAHGEGNTLACCSIRQLTALQSSLTLSKAVLIRCPSCADNFAHMHCATTCSPNQSQILKITKTANITQPTGIVKEAVVGYEAYVSTNFSDASFRSCKNVRIPATGGYAIATMCGRYGSTLCTPQRWLDFQGDSSNGLAPLDINFKLLSDSQTAGIPPGAVLFAGTALNCNETTPTGGEACSCQDCEQSCPAVPQPPPLPKPFMIGRLDGVLVISLTVFSCIFFLIMCYVVLECTVHIRKSKGTQMSMSTKDQNENEIEHKISPKDVTCSDKASLATQEFLGSLFQTWGTIMARYPVIVLPVCLVVVLVFAVGIKDIELTTDPVQLWSAPESRAMREKSFHDAHFDPFYRTNQLILTAPDKPNHYYDSLLFGEQNFSGIISKDLIIELLELQQKIQAIEFWSDGLNRTASLKDVCYAPLNPDNPSLTDCAVNSLPQYFQNSIDNLNAKANMTELGVTKEVDWRDHFIYCVNSPLSFKDITALGMSCMADYGGPVFPFLAVGGYENEEYISAEALILTFSLNNYARTDVKFKVAEEWESRFLKIVQEYQKNPNTNFTFAYMAERSLEDEINRTTAEDIPIFMISYAVIFLYIAVALGEYSSCKRILVDSKFLVGLGGILVVGCSVIASMGFYAWIGVPSSLVILQVVPFLVLAVGADNIFIFVLEYQRDMRRPGETREEHIGRVLGNVAPSMLLCSLSESVCFFLGALSTMPAVKSFALYAALAVLMDFILQMTAFVALLSLDARRQDANRCEIACCVTVHTPHPSEPNQGILLPLMKKYYAPALLHPVSRVLVMVVFLAIFFGCVFLLFHVKVGLNQELAMPSDSYMLDYFAYLYKYFEVGVPTYFITTKGFNFTSEEGLNAVCSSVGCDQFSFTQKIRYATEYPERSYLAIPASSWVDDYIDWLNPGSKCCRIYTTGANKGEFCPANETGIFTCAKKCMSAPQNGVLRPSVEDFNRFLPDFLSNRPDLQCPKGGLGAYDKAVVRDKETGEIIASRFMAYHTPLVNSQEFTAALEKARELAHDITLTMRNVTGTSQDFEVFPYTVTYVYYEQYLTIVNEGLFNIAVCLIPTFVVCCILLGMDLRSGFLNLLTIVMITVDTVGVMTLWGIDFNAVALINLVTAVGISVEFVSHLTRSFALSIRPTKVERAKEATANMGSAVFAGVAMTNLPGIVVLALAKAQLIQIFFFRLNLVITLLGLVHGLIFLPVLLSFLGPGVNNAILLQIQEKKAKEMELNSKATYDNISFENHEKSNSEIPVEPSNPVKADTVPKAAQEPSEIEIDIM